TGGTGCGCTGTCTGCGAAACGCCAGTAGTTCATGACAATGAGAAGAAAGAACATCCGAGCAGATATTTGAACGTTTGCTATCGGGTGTACTTCGGCCGGAAGCTAGTAGTGGACGTCGCTTGCATGGGCGACATGATGCACGCTGTGCTGAGCGAAGCGTTCGAACGGTGGTTTTCTTCATGTACGCAACTGTTAATTACTGCACGTGTGCAAGACAAACACCATTCAAGAGTTAATACTCGTATTTTTATGCAAGGTGGTGCTAAACTGGCCAAAATATAAGACAACGCTTCTTGAGAGTGCCAACAGTCGGCAAGAAGGCCCATTTTAGATTGCAGCTCTTTGACTCCTGTTCCTGCGTTTCGAGTCACCGTCGCCGTTGTGCCTCGGtgtaaccagctccgtagccggggccAGCGCGCTGCTATAGCGCCTAGAATATACTAGCTAGTGCGCCGAGCTCCCGCTGTCTCCAATGGGAGGGTGTGGCGCCGTCTGCAATGGATGCCTATAGTGGCCGATCGGGGGCGCTGCTTGTACAAAGCGTGTCGCCGGCGTCGCTCTGACGCAGTTGTTGCATTCATTTTGTCGGTAGTCGTGGTTGGGTTAGTTTAGTCGGGCTTTATCGTGGCTGTTTGTTTCTGTGTGTGCGCGCCTTTTCTTTTACTAGGTGTTGTAATTCGTTCCCTTTCACATCGTTGCCGGAGTCAACGCCAGCTCTACGGTATTTCAAGCGTCAAGAAGCCTTGCAAGGAAAGCGCGTGTATTGTGCCGCTGTGCAATAGTGGGTACCGCTCCAGTATGGAAAATGTGTTTAAATCACCGACTGACACTTCACGGCTGTCATAGTGGGAGAAGAGGATAAAAAGAGCGGACAGAGAACTGACACCGACAGCGGCAGTATGCGAAAAGAACTTTGAATATGGCTACATGGAGCGTTGAAGATAACTGTGAACGGCGTTGTGAACGAGATCACCCGGGAGAAAGCGCGGCTCAAACTAGATGCTGTACCGACAATATTTGAGGGCGACTCGATGCACCTCATATCCAAGATTGTATCGAATCGAAAGATCAGAGACCTTTGCGAGCCGGAACCGGTTGCAAAGCGGCGCAGGGTGACCTCGGAGACGCTGAACGAGGAAATGACTGAGAACGTGGCTGCACCTGAGGAAGGCGACAAAAGCTGATTAACGACTGTAGAGTTCGTTAATCTCTGTAATCGGCTTATTCGTGTCATGACATCCAGAATCAGCAGCAAGGCACTGAGGCGTGGCAGTGCTAATGCATTCTTCCTGGAAGAATTCCTAGCTTACCCGGACCAGTTGGGAAACGAAGGAAAACCAGCTGGAGGGGGTTCCTATCAGAAAACACAGCTGCTGAGCTAAGGCTCACTATCAAAGACTCTCTAGGTTTGTTAAACTACCTATGCTACACTGTGGGATTCAAGTGCTAGTTAACTTTACGCTTGAGCCTAGAGAAATTGGAAAACCTCATTGGAATAATTAGGCAATCGCCAGGGTGCAAtgatcatgtgtgtgtgtgtgtaaatggaaatcaataaatcaaatcaaatcaaatcatccAACAATATCACAGTTCCTGGCGAGTGTAAACGTACTACCTTTTTATGACTTGGCAAAGCCACCTAGAGGGGGAAATTGCTCGCTAGCTGTTAGTAAATCTGTGCTGAGCACTGCTGAACACTGCTGACACGCCCGTATCAGGCACGTATTCTCTAGACGTACTAGATAACTTGTTTGACAGCGGAAATGTTGATGACGTTGAGGATTTGCTGCTGTCTACACGTTCCATGGACGACCATGCAGGAtactatgagaaaaaaaaaaaaaccaacagtGCTTTGACGCAATATGTTGCAGGCTATGCGGCCCGCAAAGTTGTAGGCAAAAAGCTCATGTCCGAGCTGTGGATCTCAACTATGTGTCCTCAATATGAGGCCAACAGGGATGACGACTCGTACTTCACAGGTCATTTTGAGAATGATGGCCTTATTTATTGAAGTGCGGCACTGGGAAAGAGCTTAAAAACTATGGCGGACACACTCACTAGATTTTTTAAGCAAAAAGAAGCTGCACGAGCGTAGTCTGAGAGACTTCGCTGTGAAGTTGCGTGCACTCACATTTCCAGACTTGGGGTGCACTGAACATGGAAAGACAACTTTAGCAGCAGTGCTCAAGTTTTATGTTGCGTTAAGATTCTGTTTTTTTTGTTAAAGGATTCAACAGAAAGAGGGATGAACAAAGACAGTGGCTGAAACTCAAGCTACTTCACTGCCAGTAGTGAGAAATGACGTATAATGTCACCTTTCTGTTCCCAGATGCACATTTTTGATGAGGCTAACAATGTGGACTTGTTTATAAACTGGGGCTTCCTggacttgttggcattctgcagcGTAGAAACGTGACACCGTGATGCCACTACATTTCAACTCAACTGAAACAGAATCCTGACCACGCTACTGACGAGCGTAAACTTTAATGCTAGGATTACTAGAGCACTATCAGGCAGCGTTGGCATGTTGATTGTACCAACATGTCAATGGAATTATGGGCTTCAATTAAATTCCTTCGAGCTTTTCTTAACGGTTTCTAACGTGCTTAACGCCTATCTTGTAACTATTTCGCAGGATCATTTTTCCGTGGAAACTCGTTGAATGACCACGGTTAGTGTCGCTGGGGTTGAAGTTTGAATCATACGTTTGTGTTAAGGTGAGAACACCAAGAAAAATGGCAATTGAAAGATAGCCTAACTCCTGCGCAATAATGAGTGTTGCTCTCCTAGTATTATCAAAATTAGTGAgaactttatttattcattttatttacgTATACCGCCGTCTGTTTGTGAGACCCTGAAGGAGGAGGTACAGAAATTGGTTAAATAGCTAATAAGTCAAACGTGACACGGCATAGATTAGTATAAAACAAAAGATGAAACTGAATGGTTGTGCAATAAACCGAAGCGTGTAATATATATAAACGTTGGTCGTAACAAAACAAAATTGCTTGTAGAAAAAGCTCATATTGAAGGGTCCATACATTCTAATAAATTATTAGATTACCCAAGAAGGTATAGAACTGATTATATACACGAAGAAGGGGTTTGCTTCTCAAATGGCGGGGTATGTAAATGCCAAAGTGAGCCGTGAAGAACATTCCTGAGTTCGACTGTTGATGGGAAAAAAATAAACTGTTCAAGCGTGGTTGGAATGGAACTTAGATAATGTGGTGAGTGCTTCAAATTGCACCTAGAGGGTACTTCTCGAATAACTCGAGTGCCACAATAACCGTTCACCCGTGCATGATATTATGCAAGGTGACAAGATGTTCGCAAGTGAGTCTGTGTGCAAGTGAATTAATGAAGAAGTCATGGGCGTGTGACGAAGGTGAACAATGATGGTCATATCTGTTGTATATAAATATTGTCGCGTTCCTCTGCACAGATTTAAATTTGTTAGCATCACAAGAAGAATTGAGAGACACTGACGCATATTCCGAAATCGGCCTGATCTTTGTATGCAGTTAGTTTGCAACACTTAGTAGCGTCCTTTAGCGTTTGCTTTACATATGCTAGTTTACAAAGCGTCTTCAAGTGGATGCGGTCTGTGTGATTCTGCTATTTACTGTTATGAGAAAAAGCTACCCCGAGGTATTTAAGGCCTTATGCATGTGAGTTGTAAGTACTGCTTAAACTATAGCAAGAATGCAAAGATGTGGTGTTGTTCGGGAGAATCATTGAGACTGTCTTAATTTAGTTATTTCTTAGTTGCCAGGAATCACTTCAAGCATAGaaggaagaaagaacacagtTTCATATAACTGGCCATACGCATTCATGACTTCATAATGCAATATACAATCATCTGCGTATAGTTAAAATTTAACTGGTGTGTTCTGAGTGACATCCACGACGTCACTAATATAGATTACAAACAACGCTTCAGAGTCGGGCTTTGCTACTTACTTGGCGTTACCAGACTTTAATATTCGCTGGAGTTAAAAATCAACTCGTGCCTGCATGTCAAGAAGCCTGCTGCTGCCTGCCTAAAGCGCATAATCAGTTATTACAGGTTCATCAGTGCTATAACCTGCGAATCAACCATGAGTGGTGACACGCTTCTTGCGATACAACGCACACAAGCATTCTATAGACCCAATAAACAAGCATTCAGGTAATTCAGCATTTATACTTCCGCGACACCGCATACGGGGTAATGCAACAGCTTTCTTAAAGCCGCCCTTTTGCAAGGCTGCCTTTCTTGTAGGCAAAGCAAAACGACGCGTCGAAGAATGTTGATTCTAAGAACGCGCTACATTACGAAACCTTAAACTTTGATCTCAGCAGTATGGAACGCCTAGTGAGGATCTGGGAATAGTTTGCCAGTAAATAATATTTCAGCCGCGAGAGAACATACCAAGCGTAGTGCCATACACAGAATTAAAATACCGCCCCCTCATTAAGCCTGAAGTGAGCTTATGGGGATGCATTGTGCTACTGGGCTGCATCCACGACTCTCCCTCGGAACACGAAAATTGTAAGATGCTTAAATTGTTATCCTACGGCAATGTAAGAAAGTATAtgcgctagaatagcagcttgggcttgttggttttccatcctgctagtaacagcgcaaaatgtagacaagagacgagacaagaagacaccacaagcgctgactttcaacaacgtttattacgaaagaaacacggcttcttataaccattgcccacacgtgtcgcagtcacgtgatcgcacatgatgtgaaacatgcactttttcttttttgcactcaagAAAGTGGTTGcacatgcaaaagctcaagtgctttttttgtcagtaacaaggacgccGTGCTAACGCActggtcacgaagtctggtaatctcggctgcctcaattatctcccggaccagctggtcattgtgtttcttcagcactttacagCATCTGAATTCTGCAGCGCtatcttttgaggggcaatctCTGATATGGAtgcctagattcctgttagcctgctgtTTGCCTGCtgataagaagccgtgtttctttcgtaataaacgttgttgaaagtcagcgcttgtggtgtcttcttgtctcgtctcttgtctccattttgcgctgttactagcagaaAGTATATGCGCCGCCCACTGCTAGTGAGTTTCGACTGCACGACCACGCCTCTTGGCATTCGTCTCTGCATCCTCACACGCCCGTTTGTGCTCGAGAACAACAGCTTACCCTGTCGGAAGTACCACTGTGCCAAGAGAAGGCGAACAACTTTTCTCCTTAAGATCCAGTGTCCAAGACGGAAGATCACTTCCACGGCAGTAGCGCACTTTGTGTTTCAGTCCGTCAAATAGGGTCTTGCGCTCTTCCACACATTCTCGATATTCTAGCAGGTAATTATGTCACCATGTTCGTGGCAGCACGAACACCTTCGTGAGGATGGCATCCCTATCTTGTGTCGCCACGTAGGCAATCTTGCTGTCTGCGCGCGAACGTGTTCTAACAAGGACTCTCTTGGTTAAGCAGTGCCAAATGGCGGAAGCCCAAGGTACTAAAGTGGTTGACAAAGGGCTCTATGATACTCGCTGGACGTTTTGTGATAATCTCACTGTTAGTGCTTGGCGCGCAAGACAGTCAGCATCTTCATTTCCGGACACGCCGACGGGCGATGGAAACCACTGAAAATCCAAGTGGATATTATAAAGTGCGTAGATGTGTGATATTGCGTAAGTACAGTTGTAGGCAAATGAACTGTGTTAATCCTCGCCAGAGGACCTAGGGCGCTGCCTTGCAGTCCGATAATTTCACTACTGGTTGAACCGGGCAAGACTGAAGTTTGCTGAAAGCAGCTGCAATTGGCTACTTTCTCTGGCTGTCGTTGGATCCAGCGCGTCGAGGTGCTTCTCAAAATGTTTCTTGCAAGGCTGTACTTTGTCTAATAGAAATTCACATTCAAATTTAAACCCCCTCGAGTCGGGCCAGCCATGAGCTTCCTATAGGGACGGTATCACGAAAGTTGAAACACTAGTCTCTCCTTCCACGTCGACAgacttcaaggtggcgtcgcggaggtgGCGTCTGCCTTAGTGGAACGAAAACCGCTCGCTTAGCGTAAGCGCTGCGCCACCCAAACGAAGCAAACGAAGTTAGTTCAGTGTAATAAAGAATATCAGCTTCAAAAGCCACTGTGTCATTTCTGTTACACGACAGTACCAGTTCGCACACACGTTGTAGCTGCGGTAGCCGTTGTTTCTTTCCAGAAGATCACCATGACACGCGATAATATTTCTCTTGCCAAAAAACGTTTCGCATGTCGTCGCACTCAAATATAATTCTCACTTCtggaattttaatttttttttgcagcacacaATAGTTGCAATGGGGCCAAGTAATCTTGCTACACGGATGATACAAGTGAAACGTGATGGGCGATAAACTCCGGAAACCTTTAGCGTGCACAAATTGATAGCTGCGCAATCGCACGTAGGTCGTGAGCGCGGCATTTCAAAGCgtccgcgtgcgcacacacacaactgAACACGCACCGATAAGCCTGCCTTGACGTCATAGTGCCGCAAACTGCGGTGCATACATGCACGCAGTGCCGGTAGTATGGGCGCGTCAAATCAATTTTTTTGCCGCGCAATCGGAATACTGGAACAACTGTACTTCGTACAGGAGCTTCAGAAGTGACTGCGAACCGCAGGGGCTTCCATGATGCCGCCATAGCGGTCTGCTTCAGATGTGCTGTGCGTACATGTCCGTCGAAAGTGGCAATTCAAGTTAAACCAAGCGAAAGTCGGAGCCATGGCTTGGTTCGCAAAGGTGAGTGCTAGCTTTTGTTGGACGACTGTCAGCGTCTGAGCTGTAGGCTCCTATTTTGAAACGAATGGCCGGCTGTGTCTCTTTCACTCGTTTTCTGTAACGGTGGTCTGAGTTTCGCCACGTGCGCGAGTTGCATTTGCCACCGAAAGGCAGCTAGCACATTTGAGAGGCCCGTGGTGTCGTGCGAGAGCTTTGTAAACATTTATACttggtggcggcggtggtggcggcgatGCTCTGGGCTGGCGGTTGCTGGGCACATTCGCCGGCGAAAtccgtttttttttgtgcttcagAATCTTGGTTTTTACGTGCGAAAAGCAgggtttgattatgaggcactccataTTGGTCTCTTGATTAATTTTGATCGCCAGGGGATATTCAACGTGGCCCCCAATTCACGcaacacgggtgtttttcgcctCCATGAAAATCCGCAGCGGCCGCGATTTCATCCTGCGATGTCGTGCGCAGCAGCGCACCACCATAGCTTCTAAGCCAATGTGGTTGGTCCATTTCTTTTGTACTTTCGAGGTGCACTTGCACGTGTTACCGGCTTACCGGTGCTTAACGTGACCAACCGACCGAGTGTGTGAGCGAGTGGTTTATctttagattatggggttttacgtgcaaaaaccactttccgattatgaggcacgccgtagtggaggactccggaaatttcgaccacctggggttctttaacgtgcacctaaatctaagcacacgggtgttttcgcatttcgcccccatcgaaatgcggccgccgcggccgggattcgatcacgcgaccgagTGGTTTATCCTTATGTCACTGGAAACTTTGGACACTGCTGGGTCTCAACAAATAATTGTCGAATGACCAAAAAATGCTAAAATGAGGTGATATGAAAAACAGTGTCCAACAATCAAGCACCTTTCTTAAACTTAGGGCACAAGCAGCCGGTGATTTAACGACATGACAAGACATCACAGTAATGACGCTCGAAAAGGACACGGAAGCCAATTGGCTGAACACTGCAATATGTGTGCATGTATATCCGTGTTTGATAAGAAAATTTTTAACGCGAAGGAACCAAGACAACCTGAAATTGTTTAATGGTATAATATAAGGAAAGCAGGTGATAAATGTGTCTGCGGTCGTTCTTTGTAGCTGCGTGAAAAAATAAGTGTAATTTTTTTCCAGGTATCTGCTCGCGTGAATAGATTCAATGTGCTGTCTTTTTTATGATCTGTGCCTAATGTGCCGCGCGTACAAAACAGCCGGCCATTTTAAATAAACGCTAGTTGGAAGTGcagcgcccgtcttgtcgtttgtgtacTTTTCGTCATCGTCCATAGCGCTGTTTTAGGAACACTATCAAGATAAACCATCTCACCGAAATCAAGGTATTGTTGATAGTTATTCTTCATTCGTAAGCATGCTGCTTAGGTCTTGGTCGCTCTTTACAAGGAACACTTCAGTAGTGGTAAATACAAGTGCCTCACCAATGCAGACTGTCAATCGGGACGAATTTCGAGTCGTGCCTAAAAATTGGACGGACATGTGAGTTAAATAAGTTGCCGATTGAGTCATAGGGTCGACCTTTCGATCCAACATTTCGTTCCAGAGGATGTGCATTTGACTGAGTGAAAACATAACAAAGGGTATGTCGCCATAGGTATTTGGCACCAGATATCGCACGGAAACACGATTTAGATCAGTGATAACGAAAAGTGGTTTATTTCTAGGTTTTATTTTTAACTAATATCCTCTAATTATTATTCGCACTTATGCACCAGAAAAGGGCCTTTACAGTGATATACAGTGTCCACGTCCCGCAAAGGGAAATAGAACTTTTGCGCAAAAAGTACTTTCAATCGGCGCATTGCCAACATATTCCACTTCACCCAGTATTCTTTATTAGTGGCGAAACGTTTTTTAAGCTCGAAATAGTTTTTTTTAGCTTTCTAGATAACGCGAACATCTGAGAAATAATTTCGCGGGGTCATGCATAGCCGTGCCTCGCCTTCAGAGCTGTAGCTGCAGTGACGTAAACATTTAGAGCACGTGCCTTTCAGCAGGTTACTTGAAGAGCCCtatggaggcagtagtgcttgCACGCAGCTTTTTATATCACTTCTTCGTAGCGAAAGTTTATGCTGGTATTTATCACAcgccattattattatttcgaTGTCGCATATTTACACAGTTTACAGCGACCCGGTTTTAGGGCTCTTTACAGCCACATGACATCTAAAGTTGCAACTCGATTCGATGATTCAATAGATAACACATAGAAAATGCATTACCATATTTCATGGCTCTCTTTGGCCATAGCTGGCCCATGCGCCATTAAACACCGCACATCATGATGATCATCATCTGAGCAATAAATATTGTTTTAATGGACGCAGCAGGTTACTCTATTTGTCCTAACCCGCCTTTCCGGCGATTACTCGCGCTACGGGTTGCGAGCGTGGTGTGGAACGACTGTGTGTTCCTAGATGCGGAGTTCGTCTTCAGACCCCGCAGCAACAAAGCGATTCGCGCAAGTTCGACCATTTCTTTACGTACTCCGTTGCAGCCGTGGGTAGCTTGCGCCTAAACGGAGAATACATAAAAAACATGAAGGTCGCGAGTGCCCACATGTGATTTTTCCTTTAACCATGCGACACCGGAGAAGCGGTTAGGTTAGTCAGAAGCCAGGTTTCAAGTTTGTACTCTGCAGTGGACACTGGCGGTTCATAGAATTTTGCAGCATGGCCGCGACTGCCTACTGGCGGTTCGTGATAGACATGGCGAGCTATTATCTTTGTACCTCTATTCCCCTTGTCAGTGTCTCGGATCGGAGAGAGACCAGTTGGGATGAGTTGGTATTCATTTCTATTAAACCGCAACAGTTCATGTACGCGCCTTTACAGGCTACTATGATTGTAGTCGAAGAGATTTCCCACCACTTGCATCTACACTTAGCAATGTAATTTTTTTAGCTGGATTGGTCAGGCTTAATGGATATTATGGCTGTTGCAGAAATCGCGCACGTCTAATGTTGCTTGTGTGTTTCCCTCATTATTTCTTAAACAGAAAGACCAAGGCACCACACTTACCGGCTTCGCCAGAATCCTCGCTAATGCGGATGCTGCTGTTTTCGGCAGTGTGGACGATGTCCTCGCCATATTTAAGACCACTGACAAGGAGTTCTGCAAAGGCAGCACCACCCGTGTCAGTGCCATCTGCACATTCGAAGCAAAGTCTTCGTGCTGGGCGGTCGATCGTCAGCTAGCTTGGAACACCTTGTTCAACCATCGCGGCGTTGAAATGATCCAGCTGCAGAAAGGCAGGCTTCACTTTCGTACGTTGAACGTTGACCCAGAGGACTTGACGGCGACTGGTGACGTCAAGTTCCTCTGTCTGTACCTATGGCTTCTGCGACAGCATCGGTGCATCTCTGGAGTCGTCCTGTTGATTCCTGTCCTGGCCCCGAGGCATGCAGGTCTGTTCGTGTCACTGCTGAGGCTCACGAATTACGTGCAAAAGTGTGAGATACACGGCAGCGATCCACTCAAAGGACAATCTCTCGCAAAGGCCGAGCCGAGGGCAAACACTCTAgactacttgtacttactgagAGAGCTGGGACTGTCTGCGGTCCACATGATCGATAATGACGTCACTATCCTGGCCCGTCTTGTGGAACGAAACAAGTTCCTCATCGCCCTCATCTTGATCGACGTAGAGATGAGCGTGCAGGCCTTCGCCCAGCTCGTCGCCAAGGTGGTGAAACACAAGAAACTGGCGGACTTGCGCATTAAGATGACCGCCATGGAAGACGAGCCATTGTTCAACAAAACCCTGAGACTAATCGGCCAGTCATGCACCATCACGAGGCTGTACATCCACGTCGACCGCGGCTTGTCAAGCGTGCTGCAGGGTCTCCTCAAAAACACGTCCTTGAGAGAACTTACCCTGGAGCCGACGATCAACGACGCAAAAGTGCTTTGCGCGCTGGCTAACTTTCTCGAGAAACGGAAGACTTGCAAACACTTGAAGGCCTGCCTCCATACCAGCGAGTTTCTGACCGTGTCTCGCGCGCTAGACGACATACAACGAATCGTCGGCAAGAGTTCACTGCGCACCTTAGTGCTTTCGGGATCGATGGTCACGCCTCTAGCTGCACGTCGGCTCGCCGACGGAGTAGCGGTGAGCAAAACGCTGAAGGAGCTACATCTGGACGGCTGCCAGCTCGCATGCGCCGACGTCCTGTCCTTCGTGGTGGCCATCGAACGGTGCGCGGCATTCGGTCAATTCAAAGAACTAAACGTGGGCACACTGCTTGGCAAAGGGCACGAGCAGCGCGACCTTTTCGGGAACATATTGATGGCAGGCGTCAGCGACAAGATCACGCTCGTCTATAATGACTGCCTCGTGGCGCCCTTGTGCGAAGCGTTGAAAACGAACATAACGCTTGTCAATGTTTCTCTCTCCTATGGCGAAACTACGGAGATTGACCCCCTTCTGTATGTCCTAAGAAACACGGTGGGGACATTGAAGAACCTGTGCATCGACACTCCTCAAGTAAGTTACTGTGCTCCCTAATGGGGCTCAGGAGGGTAGACACATTGACTCCAAGGCAGAGCTCAA
The nucleotide sequence above comes from Dermacentor andersoni chromosome 10, qqDerAnde1_hic_scaffold, whole genome shotgun sequence. Encoded proteins:
- the LOC129388299 gene encoding uncharacterized protein: MAWFAKKDQGTTLTGFARILANADAAVFGSVDDVLAIFKTTDKEFCKGSTTRVSAICTFEAKSSCWAVDRQLAWNTLFNHRGVEMIQLQKGRLHFRTLNVDPEDLTATGDVKFLCLYLWLLRQHRCISGVVLLIPVLAPRHAGLFVSLLRLTNYVQKCEIHGSDPLKGQSLAKAEPRANTLDYLYLLRELGLSAVHMIDNDVTILARLVERNKFLIALILIDVEMSVQAFAQLVAKVVKHKKLADLRIKMTAMEDEPLFNKTLRLIGQSCTITRLYIHVDRGLSSVLQGLLKNTSLRELTLEPTINDAKVLCALANFLEKRKTCKHLKACLHTSEFLTVSRALDDIQRIVGKSSLRTLVLSGSMVTPLAARRLADGVAVSKTLKELHLDGCQLACADVLSFVVAIERCAAFGQFKELNVGTLLGKGHEQRDLFGNILMAGVSDKITLVYNDCLVAPLCEALKTNITLVNVSLSYGETTEIDPLLYVLRNTVGTLKNLCIDTPQVLGSVGGQFLAHIIRKGESLKVVRLRCGTEASASIHILKALADSRSVALLTIERWDLSESVGCAFTDMLRQNRSLNRLEFYWSDADSYVFFKRQLQRGLKVNASVSVVKMYQGQQRDEVAVCHMATLQSLHKNAMILAWVTDVILREGMCLEAAAAADFFKVCDAPLDMFQRTADFSPRTATNRIRLVRMATRTQYYALLSAFGDGVEYNLTPLGRALFQNMLYSMRDDVLSAMGLQTDLYG